A DNA window from Ranitomeya imitator isolate aRanImi1 chromosome 2, aRanImi1.pri, whole genome shotgun sequence contains the following coding sequences:
- the DNAAF19 gene encoding coiled-coil domain-containing protein 103, producing MDTEVLDFRELERELANAVAADEKYQRENAAKFRAIHQKVASYEEFRDIVVASNLKPLERKDKIGGERKQPWNPTATTSCSSEEPACAVLQESLSEPKNAFQFTRDWRRIEAKKRYDFLLQIGAEKLSHIFRAEVCSGLLGEFLHVLEEHLQDRQVGDVMEILQCLAETQRFNLNLVFLSMNEMDRCQRLFMKLTTLVNDENETDGKLKSALKKLITLYKVNESRK from the exons ATGGATACAGAAGTGCTTGATTTTCGGGAGTTGGAACGAGAGTTGGCCAATGCCGTGGCTGCAGACGAGAAGTATCAGAGGGAGAATGCTGCTAAATTTCGCGCAATTCACCAAAAAGTGGCATCTTACGAAGAGTTCAG AGATATTGTAGTGGCTTCTAACCTGAAACCTCTGGAGCGGAAGGACAAGATTGGAGGCGAGAGGAAGCAGCCATGGAACCCGACTGCCACAACAAGCTGCTCGTCCGAAGAGCCAGCTTGTGCCGTGTTACAG GAATCGCTGTCAGAGCCAAAAAATGCTTTTCAGTTTACCCGAGATTGGCGCAGGATAGAAGCGAAGAAAAGATATGACTTCCTATTACAAATTGGCGCTGAGAAGTTATCCCATATCTTCCGTGCAGAAGTGTGCTCGGGTCTGCTGGGAGAGTTCCTCCATGTGCTGGAGGAGCATCTCCAAGACAGACAGGTGGGTGACGTGATGGAAATATTGCAGTGTTTGGCAGAGACTCAACGCTTCAACCTCAACTTGGTCTTCCTGAGCATGAACGAGATGGACCGCTGCCAGAGGCTGTTTATGAAGCTGACGACTTTAGTAAATGATGAAAATGAAACAGATGGTAAATTGAAATCAGCATTAAAGAAATTAATAACTCTGTATAAGGTCAATGAGTCAAGAAAGTAA